From the Psychrilyobacter piezotolerans genome, one window contains:
- the nagB gene encoding glucosamine-6-phosphate deaminase, whose protein sequence is MRVVITEKNIGDWAACYVANKILEAKPTARTPFVLGLPTGSTPLGMYKRLIQFNKDGIISFENIVTFNMDEYVGLDRDNPQSYHYFMYENFFNHIDIKEENINILDGMAADYKAECARFEEKMKTVGGVDLFLGGIGPDGHIAFNEPGSSLTSRTRDKELTADTIIANSRFFDGDINKVPKLSLTVGVGTILDAKEVLIMVNGHNKARALRQAVEEGINHMWTISALQMHKKGIIVSDEEATVELKVGTYRYFKDIESANLDSEKLIADLYNRGR, encoded by the coding sequence ATGAGAGTTGTTATTACTGAAAAAAATATTGGTGACTGGGCAGCCTGTTATGTAGCAAACAAAATATTGGAGGCAAAACCTACTGCAAGAACCCCCTTTGTATTGGGATTACCCACAGGATCGACACCTTTAGGAATGTATAAAAGACTTATTCAGTTTAATAAGGATGGAATAATCAGCTTTGAGAATATAGTGACATTTAATATGGATGAATATGTAGGTTTAGACAGGGATAACCCGCAGAGTTATCATTACTTTATGTATGAGAATTTTTTTAATCATATAGATATAAAGGAAGAAAATATCAATATTTTAGACGGGATGGCTGCAGATTATAAAGCTGAGTGTGCAAGATTTGAAGAAAAGATGAAAACTGTAGGGGGAGTAGATCTATTTTTAGGGGGAATTGGTCCAGATGGTCATATTGCATTTAATGAACCGGGATCATCACTTACTTCCAGGACAAGAGATAAGGAATTAACTGCTGATACTATCATAGCTAACTCAAGATTCTTTGACGGCGATATAAATAAGGTTCCAAAGCTTTCGCTGACTGTAGGGGTAGGGACTATACTAGATGCTAAGGAAGTGTTGATCATGGTAAATGGACATAATAAGGCCAGAGCACTTCGTCAGGCTGTAGAAGAGGGAATCAATCATATGTGGACAATCTCAGCTCTTCAAATGCATAAAAAAGGCATCATAGTGTCGGATGAAGAGGCTACAGTAGAATTAAAAGTAGGAACTTATAGATATTTTAAAGATATAGAAAGTGCAAACTTAGATTCGGAAAAATTAATTGCAGATTTATACAATAGGGGAAGATAG
- the nagE gene encoding N-acetylglucosamine-specific PTS transporter subunit IIBC yields the protein MFKYLQKIGKALMVPVAVLPAAAILMGIGYWIDPTGWGANSQVAALLITAGKSLIGSMGILFAVGVAFGMSKDQHGSAALTGLVGFLVLTTLLSPGAVAALKGIKVADVPAAFGKIDNGNQFIGILVGVISSALYNKFSKVELHKALSFFSGKRLVPIITAATMIPISFILMFLWPVVYNGLVTFGTSIVDLGPLGAGIYGFFNRLLIPVGLHHALNSVFWFGAAGINDLGNFWAGTGTKGITGMYMAGFFPIMMFGLVGAAAAFVKTSKPENKNKVASIMIAAGFATFFTGVTEPLEFAFMFLAPGLYLIHALLTGVSLFIAATMHWTAGFGFSAGLVDFILSSRLPLADKPYMLIVQGLVFMAIYYLVFTFAITKWNLKTPGREEIEGDTEEFEAPTTHTATAKLILEYVGGTENLMEVDSCATRLRLEVKDQGLVQDAKIKKITSGVLKPGKTSVQIIVGPHVEFVAAELKKLVK from the coding sequence ATGTTTAAGTATTTACAAAAGATTGGTAAGGCATTGATGGTTCCTGTAGCTGTACTTCCAGCAGCAGCAATATTAATGGGTATTGGATATTGGATCGATCCCACCGGATGGGGAGCAAACAGTCAGGTAGCAGCACTTTTAATCACAGCTGGTAAATCTCTTATAGGTAGTATGGGAATTTTATTTGCTGTAGGTGTCGCTTTTGGAATGTCTAAGGACCAGCATGGCTCTGCTGCACTAACTGGTTTGGTCGGGTTTTTAGTTTTAACTACCCTGCTCAGCCCCGGAGCTGTAGCTGCATTAAAAGGCATAAAAGTTGCCGATGTTCCTGCTGCTTTTGGCAAGATCGACAATGGTAACCAGTTTATTGGTATCTTAGTGGGGGTTATCTCATCTGCATTATATAACAAATTTAGTAAGGTGGAACTGCATAAAGCATTATCTTTCTTCTCAGGTAAAAGATTAGTTCCGATTATAACTGCTGCTACAATGATCCCCATTTCATTTATATTGATGTTTCTTTGGCCGGTAGTCTATAATGGATTAGTTACATTCGGTACTTCTATTGTTGATTTGGGACCATTGGGGGCAGGGATCTATGGATTCTTCAATAGATTATTGATCCCTGTTGGATTACATCATGCTTTAAACTCTGTATTCTGGTTTGGCGCAGCAGGGATCAATGACCTTGGAAACTTCTGGGCTGGAACAGGAACTAAGGGGATTACAGGTATGTATATGGCCGGATTTTTCCCAATCATGATGTTTGGATTAGTTGGAGCCGCTGCTGCTTTTGTTAAAACTTCTAAACCAGAAAATAAAAATAAAGTTGCTTCTATCATGATTGCTGCCGGATTTGCAACATTCTTTACCGGTGTTACAGAGCCATTGGAATTTGCATTCATGTTCTTAGCTCCTGGATTATATTTAATACATGCACTTCTTACCGGTGTTTCTTTATTCATTGCAGCTACTATGCACTGGACCGCTGGATTTGGATTCTCAGCCGGGTTAGTTGACTTTATCCTGTCTTCAAGATTACCCCTGGCTGATAAGCCGTATATGTTAATAGTTCAAGGGCTGGTATTTATGGCTATCTATTATCTTGTATTTACATTTGCTATCACAAAATGGAACTTAAAAACTCCAGGGAGAGAAGAGATCGAAGGGGATACTGAAGAATTCGAAGCTCCTACAACTCATACTGCAACAGCTAAGTTAATCTTGGAATATGTCGGTGGAACGGAGAATCTCATGGAAGTAGACAGTTGTGCTACCAGACTCAGATTGGAAGTTAAAGATCAAGGATTAGTTCAGGATGCTAAGATTAAGAAGATCACTTCTGGTGTATTAAAACCAGGAAAAACATCTGTTCAAATTATTGTCGGGCCGCATGTGGAATTTGTAGCTGCGGAATTAAAAAAATTAGTAAAATAA
- the gltX gene encoding glutamate--tRNA ligase, translated as MCKEIRTRIAPSPTGDPHVGTAYIALFNLAMAKKNGGSFLLRIEDTDQTRTTADSEKQIFDTLRWLDLGWDEGPDVGGDFGPYRQSERFDLYGKYANELVEKGEAYYCFCTRDRLDKLRERQKAMKKAPGYDGHCRSLSKEEIAAKLEAGEEYVIRLKMPYDGETVIKDVLRGEVRFENNKIDDQILLKGDGFPTYHLANVVDDHLMGITHVIRAEEWIASTPKHIQMYKAFGWDMPEFVHMPLLRNADRTKISKRKNPVSLNYYLEEGYLKEGMINFLGLMGYSVGENKEIFTLDEFIETFDITRVSLGGPIFDLEKLGWVNNQHMRMKDLTELTEMSKRFFVERGFVSENADEKEMKTLERVIDILREPATTMKGLAALADIYYVDEFKLPETTEEMSNKEKKPIQRLHNAIKGEDEIKAIKYFVEKLEGANEELTVEEVKAMLVDTLEAMGTGPGKVYMPLRAVITGQGKGAELYNVISIIGKTRTLARIQNMNEQYKIY; from the coding sequence ATGTGTAAAGAAATTAGAACGAGAATAGCACCTTCTCCAACAGGAGATCCCCATGTGGGAACAGCTTATATAGCTTTATTTAATTTAGCTATGGCTAAGAAAAACGGAGGATCATTTTTACTTAGAATAGAGGATACAGACCAGACTAGAACTACTGCTGATTCAGAAAAGCAAATATTTGATACTTTGAGATGGTTAGATCTAGGTTGGGATGAAGGTCCAGACGTAGGCGGGGATTTTGGTCCTTACAGACAGTCTGAAAGATTTGACTTATACGGGAAATATGCCAATGAATTGGTGGAAAAAGGAGAAGCTTACTACTGTTTCTGTACAAGAGACAGATTAGATAAATTAAGAGAGAGACAAAAAGCCATGAAAAAGGCTCCTGGATATGACGGGCATTGCAGATCATTATCTAAGGAAGAAATTGCAGCTAAATTAGAAGCTGGTGAGGAATATGTAATCAGACTTAAGATGCCATATGACGGTGAAACTGTGATAAAGGATGTTTTAAGAGGGGAAGTTAGATTTGAAAACAATAAGATAGATGATCAAATTTTATTAAAGGGAGACGGGTTCCCGACTTATCACTTAGCTAACGTAGTAGATGACCATTTAATGGGGATAACTCATGTTATAAGAGCAGAGGAATGGATTGCTTCTACCCCTAAACATATTCAAATGTATAAGGCTTTTGGATGGGATATGCCTGAATTTGTTCATATGCCATTACTTAGAAATGCAGACAGAACAAAGATCTCTAAGAGAAAAAATCCTGTATCATTAAATTACTATCTTGAAGAGGGTTATTTAAAAGAGGGAATGATAAACTTCCTGGGTCTTATGGGATACTCTGTAGGAGAAAATAAGGAGATCTTTACTCTGGATGAATTTATAGAAACTTTTGATATTACAAGAGTATCATTAGGAGGACCGATCTTTGATTTAGAAAAGTTAGGATGGGTAAATAACCAGCATATGAGAATGAAAGACCTGACAGAATTAACTGAAATGTCTAAGAGATTTTTCGTTGAAAGAGGATTTGTATCTGAAAATGCCGATGAAAAAGAGATGAAAACTTTAGAGAGAGTAATCGATATCTTGAGAGAACCTGCAACTACTATGAAGGGATTAGCAGCATTAGCTGACATCTACTATGTGGATGAATTCAAGCTGCCTGAAACAACTGAAGAGATGAGCAACAAGGAGAAAAAACCAATTCAAAGACTTCACAATGCTATAAAGGGTGAAGATGAGATAAAGGCTATAAAGTATTTCGTAGAGAAATTAGAAGGTGCAAATGAAGAGTTAACTGTAGAAGAAGTAAAAGCTATGTTAGTAGATACTTTAGAAGCTATGGGAACAGGACCTGGTAAAGTATATATGCCGCTTAGAGCAGTAATTACCGGTCAAGGAAAGGGTGCTGAATTATACAATGTTATCTCTATCATAGGGAAGACAAGAACTTTAGCCAGAATCCAAAATATGAACGAACAGTATAAGATATACTAG